Proteins encoded in a region of the Bacteroidales bacterium WCE2004 genome:
- a CDS encoding Short-chain dehydrogenase codes for MVILITGITSGFGRAMAARLSADGHKVYGTHRKATDLLPGVTYIKADAQRAEDCEAAVKQVLDAEGRIDVFINNAGMGIGGPLEFSSLEDAERQMDVNWMGMVRFLHYVLPAMRRQGSGKILCFSSIGGLMGLPFQGLYSASKFAIEGYCEALRLETKAFGIQVVVIEPGDFATSFTAQRKSVANPEAYEVYKTYAKSLASIEKDETTGLKPEYLAGKISKIVRKKRPRYHYIISTLEQRLSVTLKKLLPPSWFAAILGSYYKL; via the coding sequence ATGGTTATCCTGATCACCGGCATCACCTCCGGCTTCGGCCGCGCGATGGCCGCCCGGCTCAGCGCCGACGGCCACAAGGTCTACGGCACGCACCGCAAAGCCACGGACCTGCTGCCCGGCGTCACCTACATCAAGGCCGACGCCCAGCGGGCGGAGGACTGCGAGGCGGCGGTGAAGCAGGTGCTCGACGCCGAAGGGCGCATCGACGTGTTCATCAACAACGCCGGCATGGGCATCGGCGGTCCGCTGGAGTTCTCCTCGCTGGAGGACGCGGAGCGCCAGATGGACGTGAACTGGATGGGGATGGTGCGTTTCCTGCACTACGTGCTGCCCGCCATGCGTCGGCAGGGCAGCGGCAAGATCCTCTGTTTCAGCTCGATCGGCGGCCTGATGGGCCTCCCGTTCCAGGGGCTCTACTCCGCTTCGAAGTTCGCCATCGAGGGCTACTGCGAGGCGCTGCGCCTGGAGACGAAAGCCTTCGGTATCCAGGTGGTCGTGATCGAACCGGGCGACTTCGCCACGTCATTCACGGCGCAGCGCAAGAGCGTCGCCAACCCCGAGGCGTACGAGGTCTACAAGACCTATGCGAAGTCCCTCGCGAGCATCGAGAAGGACGAGACCACGGGCCTCAAGCCCGAATACCTCGCCGGCAAGATCAGCAAGATCGTGCGCAAGAAGCGCCCGCGCTACCACTACATCATCTCCACGCTGGAGCAGCGTCTCTCCGTGACGCTCAAGAAGCTCCTGCCGCCGAGCTGGTTCGCGGCCATCCTCGGAAGCTACTACAAGCTCTAA